The genomic window CACCGGTGGAATCTCGGTCACCCATCCCGGCCTCGTCTATCTAGGACTGGAGTTCCAACGCTCCTTCTCCTCCAACACGCTCCGCGGCGTCCACCGCGACGCCGACCATGTCATCGGCGCGCTGGCCGCGCATATCCAGAAGGCACCGGCAATGGTCGGGTTGTAGTGCCAACGATTGAACTCGCGGAACGCGGGGTATGCGGCGAGTAACAGGCTGGTTCGGGCTCGGTTCGCGGGTAGGCGGGCCGAGTCCGAAGCGGTCGGGAGGTCGCACCCGGCATCGTCAATGGCGACGAGCTACTCAATGACGAGCAGGCACGGCGGGAGCGGCTATACAGTTGGATCTTTCGGCGTTGCGGTAGTTGGATACCGTGCTCGCCCCTGAGAAAGGGGACACGGTTGTCCTTTCCGTTGCAGAATTCCGACGGCACCTTGCCGGAGCACGTCGCGGTCTCCCTGGGCTGGGATCCGTCCGATCAAGCTTTGTTCGTCGATTTCGACGGCACGGTGACCCCTGGCAACCGGATCGACTTGAATTCGGCGGCTTTGGTTTTCGCCGGCGAGGTACTGGTGGACACCGTCTACCACGAGCAGCTGGTTTCGCGAGACGGGTCGATCTCGCACAGTGGGGACAGCCCGACGGGGGAGGGCGTGGGGGACAACGAGGTGATCACCGTTGATCTGGCGCGACTGGCACCTGAGGTGACGGCGGTGATCTTCCTCGCGACCTCCTATTCGGGACAGAGTTTCGGGCAGATCGACAACGCGTACTACCGGCTTTTCGACACCACGACCGGCACCGAGATCACCCGATACCTGCTGAGCGGCGGCCCGCACACCGGGCAGGTGATGGGCAAGCTGCTTCGTACCCCGCAGTGCTGGTACTTCGTCGGGATCGGGGAGGGGATCTACGCGCATCATCTGTCCGAAGCGGTCCCGCAGATGGCGCGGTATCTGCCATAGCGTTGAAAGAGCGTCGTCAGAGCGGCTGGAATCCGGCGCCGATCTCGCCGCGAGCGTTCAGGTCGTGCACGATGGCGCTGATATTGGTACCGACCTCCGGACCGAGACAGCCGACGCCGAGGTAGGCGTTCACCATGCCGACCAGCGTGGTGCCGACCATGACGGGCGCCCCGGAATCGCCCTTCATCACACACATCTGGGTCCAGGTCTCGGTATTGGTGGCGCGGACATCACCCCAGGCGACGCCACAGCTCGTTCCGGTGGTGCTGCCCCGCTTGCACACCACCGTCGGGAACTGCGCGGGCGCACCGAGCCCGGTGATGGTGGTGCCGCCGACCCGGTTCACCGGAGTGACCCGCTGCTCATCGAATTCGATGACCGCGTAATCCAGGGTGCTGTCGGAGTAGACGAACCGTCCCACCCCCGTGCCGTCGGGATCGGCCTCGACGACGACGGTCGCGCCCGGCTCTCCGCAGTGTCCCGCAGTCAAACCGACCAGCCGCTGCGCGCTGTCCCTGCCGATTGTCGTCAGCGTGCACCCGGCCCGCGCGTCGACCACGATGCCGGAGCCGCCGCCGATCGTCGGTGGGGTGTCGTCTGCTTGGGCTTGCGCGGATGCGGATCCGGCGGCGAGCACTGCGGCGGTGGCGGCGAAGGCGAGCGCGGTTCGTGTCATGGGCATGACTCCTCTGGTTCGGTCGCCCGGCACCGTCGCACCGGGGTGTTCGCGACATTCCCGACTGGACCGATTCCAAACGGGCTATGTCGCAACCGAATTCACATAGGCGCTGTGGGCCTCCGTTAGGTGTTGCCGGTGCGGGCTTCCCTCAGCTGACCAATCCGCGCCGGATCAGGAGCGGCTCGATCGCGGGCGCGCGGCCACGGAACGACTCGAAGGCCGCCAGTGGGTCCACCGACCCACCCCGGGACAGCAATTCGCGCCGGAACACCGTGCCCTTCTCGCGGATCGACGTGGCGCCGTCGGTGAACCAGTCGACGGTGTCCGCGTCGAGCACCTCGCTCCAGATGTAGGAGTAGTAGCCCGCGGCGTACCCGCCCGAGAAGATGTGCGCGAAGTACCCGGTCCGGTACCGCGGCGGAATCGCCTCGATGGCCAGGCCCGCCTTCCGCAGCGCGGCCTCCTCGAACGCCTCGGCGTCGGCTCCGGCCAGCGCCTCGGCTCCGGGTACGCGGTGCCATGCCCAGTCCAGCAGTGCCGCACCGAGGTATTCGACGGTGCGGAATCCCTCGCCGAACCGCTCGGCCGCCACCATGCGTTCGACCAGTTCGGCGGGCATCTGCTCGCCGGTCTCGAAGTGCCGCGCATAGTTGGCCAGCACGTCCGGCTGAGCCATCCACATCTCGTTCACCTGCGAAGGGAACTCGACGAAGTCCCGAGGCACCTCGGTCCCGGCGAAGAACGGGTAGCGCACATCCGAGAACAGCCCGTGCAGCGCGTGTCCGAACTCATGGAAGAGCGTCCTGACGTTGTCCCAGGTCAGCAGGGCAGGCTCGCCCGCGGCAGGCTTTACAACATTGAGGTTGTTCACCACCACCGGCAGCGTCCCCAACAACCGGGATTGGCTGACGAGTTCGTTCATCCAAGCCCCGCCGTGCTTCGACGGCCGAGTGAAGAAGTCACCGAGGAACAGCCCCAGCGCGCTGCCATCCGCGTCGAACACCTCGAAGACCCGGACCTCAGGGTGGTACCCGACCAGATCCTCGCGCTCCCGGAAGGTGACCCCGTAGACCTGCTCGGCGGCGAAGAACACCCCGTCCCGCAACACCCGCTCGAGCTCGAAGTAGGGGCGCAGTGCCTCGGCGTCCACCGCGAACCGTTCGGCTCGCACCCGTTCCGACCAGTACAGCCAGTCCCAGGAGCGGAGTTCGCCGTCGTCGTCGGCCGAGTTCGCCCGCATCGCCGCCGTCAACTCGGTCGCCTCCCGCTCCGCGTTGGCCACCGCGGGCGAAACGAGCCGCCCGAGCATTTCCTCCACCGCCTCGGCCGAGCGCGCGGTCTGGTCCTCCACCGCATACGTCGCGTGATCCGGGTAGCCGAGCAAGGCGGCGCGCTCGGCCCGCAGGGTGGCGATCCGGACGGCGAGCACATCATTACCGTCCGCGCCGAATCCGCGCCCCAGCGAGGCCGCCATCATCCGGCGCCGCACCTCCCGGTCGGCCAGGTCACGCAGGACGGGCTGGTTGGAGACATTCTGCAGGCTCAGCGCCCACGCCCCTTCGCGGCCGAGCGACCGGGCATTCTCGGCCGCGGCAGCGACCGCCGCGGGAGCGAGTCCGGCCAATTCCTCGGCGTTCTCCAACACCAGCACGGCGGCGTTTCTGGCCGCCACATTGTTCTGCCCGAATTCGGTGGCTGCCGCGGCGATTTCGGTATTGAGCGCGCGCAGCCGAGCCTGGCCGTCGGCGTCGAGTCCGGCACCGGCCCGGACGAACCTGAGGTGGTACTGCTCCAGCAACCGCAATTCCTCAGCGTCCAAGCCGAGTTCGTCGCGGCGTCCATACAGCGCCTCGATCCTGGCGAAGAGCGCGGGATCGAGATAGATGGCGTCCCGGTGCGCGGCCAGCCTGGGCGACATCTCGGCCTCGATCGCGTCGGTACCCGGGCTGGAGTCCGAGGAGGCGATATTGAAGAAGGCATTGGCCACCCGGGTGAGCAAGGCTCCCGAACGTTCCAGCGCCACCACGGTATTGGTGAACGAAGGCGCGTCGTCCGCGGCGGTGATGGCGGCGACCTCGGCCAACTGCTCTGCCATGCCGCGCTCGAACGCGGGCACATAGTGCTCCTCCCGGATCTCGGCGAACGGCGGCAACTGGTAGGGGAGCGTGCTCGGCTCGAAGAACGGGTTGCTCGTCATAGCTGAAACCTTATGCCGGAACGGTGTACGACGGTGTGGGCGCTGCTACCGGCCGGAAGTGTCTGACTAGGATTGGCTTCTTTGTCGGTCCGTGGGCGTGTGAAGGGAATCCGTATGGCTCGCAAAGTGGTTGTGACGCTGGTCGATGACTTCGATGGGGAGTCGCAGGCCGAAGAGACGGTGATGTTCGCCGTCGACGGCGTGGGATATGAACTGGACTTGTCTGTCCTCAACGCCAGCAAGCTGCGTGGTGTCTTCGAGGAATGGACACCGCATGCGCGCAAGGTCGGCCGGGTGCCGCGCGGTAAGAACGGTACGGTGCGTCCAGCGGGGGATCGGGCGCAGACCGCGGCGATTCGGGATTGGGCGAAGCAGAGCGGTATCGAGGTGTCGAGCCGGGGACGGGTGTCGGCGGAGGTCGTCGAGGCGTACACCAAGGCGAACGCCTAGCCCGAGTTCGGCGTAGCGGATCGCGTGCTCTGGCCGGCGTTTGGCGCCGGGGGCACGCGATCTTTTTTCTCGGCCACGTTATGTCGTATGCCATATTGCCTACTCGGCGTACTAGTTGTTACCGTGCGTAACGTCAATATCCAGACGCGCGCATAACCGAAGGTCACGGGCTCGCACAGACAGCGGAGAAGGTCATGAAGAGTGCCTGGGTGTACGGCGTTGTAGTCCTGGTTCTAGGCGTGACGGCTCTCTTCATAGCCCGGCTGCGGCTGAGTGAGATCCCGGACTTGGCGATCGGGCATTCGACCCCGCCGCCGGTGCTGGGGCGGCCGAGCGGACAGGTCATCGACTACGAGATCGACGGGCCGAGCGGAACCTCGGTGCGGCTGTCGTATCTCGATGAACAGGGCCAGGTTCGCGATGTGTCGACCGGCCTGCCGTGGCGGACCTCGGTGCGCACCGACAGGCTGACCCTGCCGACGGGCGTGGTCGCGCAATCGGATGCCGATCATGTGTCCTGCCGCATCGTCATCAACGGGGAGCCCAGGGACGTCCAGGTGTCGGATGGGCCGTTCGCCGCGGTCAACTGCAAGGTGCCGGTGTCATGAGCGCCGTGCGGGCCCGGCTGCGGGAGCTACTCGTCAAGGTTCGTGGCGAGTTCGCGGTGCCGTTCGACAGGGAACATCTGCGCCGCAGGCCAGGCCGACCGGTTCTCGCGCGGCTGATGTACACGTTCTCGGTGCCGATCATCGCGGTGTGGTTGATAGCGGCAGGTGGGCTCAATTTCTTCGTTCCCCAGCTCGAGACGGTGGTCAAGGGACATGCCCAGTCCTTTCTGCCGGACGATGCCTCATCGGTGCAGGCGATCGTCAAGATGGGCCACTATTTCGGCGGGGCGGGGACGAACAATTTCGTCTATGTCCTGCTCGAAGGGGACGCCCCGCTCGGCAATGACGCGCATCGCTATTACACGGCGCTGCTGGATCGCCTGACTCAGGACAAAACGCACATCAATTCCGCGATGGACCTGTGGTCCAACCCGGACTTCTCCCCGGCGAGTGAGAGTTCCGACGGAAAGGCGTCGTATGTGCTGCTCAACCTGGCGGGAAATATGGGCACCGCCATGGCCATGGAATCCACCCAGGCGGCCAGGGACATCATCGCCGATTACCCGCCGCCGCCGGGGATCACGGTCCATCTGACGGGTCCCTCCGCGGTCGTCAACGACGAACTCCTGGCGATCAACGATTCCATGTTGCTCCTCATCGTCGTGTGCGCCGGGCTGGTCGGGGCGGTCCTGATCTGCGTGTACCGTTCGCCGATCACGGTGGCGATGCCGCTGCTCACGGTCGGCATGGGTCTCGCCGTAGCCCGCCCAGTGGTGGCCTACCTCGGCGAGCATCAGATGGTCGGCGTCTCGATCTTCGCGTCCGCGCTGCTCGCGGTGATCGTGCTCGGGGCGGGCACGAACTACGGCATTTTCCTGCTCGGTAGGTATCAAGAGGCCCGGCGTGCCGGTGCGGATCCCGAAACCGCGTACTACACGGCGCTGCGCGGGGTTCTGCACATCATCGTCGCGTCCGGCCTGACGGTTGCCGGGGCGACGGCCTGCATGTCCTTCACCAGGCTGGCGATCTTCAGCACCTCGGGATTGCCCTGCACGATCGCGGTGATGGTCACTCTCGCCGCCGCACTGACGCTGGGGCCCGCGCTGCTGGCGCTCGGGAGCCGCCTCGGCTTTTTCGAACCGCGCGCGCAGTCGTCGCAGCGTAGGTGGCGGCGGATCGCGACCAGCGTGGTCCGCTGGCCCGGCCCGGTGCTGGTCGCCGCCCTCACCGTGCTGGTGCTCGCCATCCTGGTACTGCCCACGTTCCGGCCCAGCTTCAACGAGCGCATAGCGCAACCGAGCGACTCGCAGGCGAACCAAGGATTCGCGGCGGCCGACCGTCATCTACCGCCGAATATCATGGCGCCCAGCATCTTTCTCGTCGAATCTGATCACGACCTGCGCAATCCCGCGGATCTGATCGCACTCGCGAAACTGACCAATGCCGTGTTGAAGGTCCCCGGAGTAAGTGCGGTGCAGGGAATTACGCGTCCGTTGACCACACCGTTAGAGCAGGGCACGCTCACCAACCAGGCGGGCTACATCGGCAACCGCTTCACCCAGATGACGACCATGCTCAGCCAGCGGCTCGACGACCTCACCACCCTGGCCGGACGCATCGATCAGCTGAATCTCACGGTCAAAGGTGTGGAAGGCGCGCTGAGCACTGGCAAAGCGGGCTTCGACGAGGTGAACAGCAATGCCGCCGCGCTCCAGACCGACGTTGCCGGTGTGGTCGACAAACTGAACTCGTTGCGGGATACTGCCGGGCCCGCAAGGCAATTCGTCAGCTCGATCCCGCAATGCCATGACGTGCGGGCCTGCCAGGCGGCGCTGACCGGGTTCTCTCTCTTCGACGATGTCGGCAAGCTCGACACCGTCGTCGACGGTCTGGTGCAGGGCGTCCATTCCGCCTCGCAGGCCTTCCCGCAGCTCGCCGCGCAGTTGGCGAGCGTCAAGGACTTCATCGCACAGGTGGAAGGCATTCTCGCGCCATTGCAGAGCACGCTGAACATGCTGCTCCCGCAGGTATCGGACATCACCCAATTCCTGGGAGAGGTCAGCAAGAGCTTCACCACGGGCGACCCCGACGACTTCTTCTTCATGCCCAGCCAGGCATTCGACAGCCCGCTCTTCAAGAGCGCACTGCCCTATTTCTTCTCGCCGGACGGCAAGGTGACCCGGATGATCGTCACACCGCAGATGGAGGGATTCAGCCGCGAGGCCATGGATCTCAGCGCGAAGATCATTCCGGCGTCCCTGCAAGCGATGAAGGGCACCTCGCTGGCGGGCAGCACGGTCAGTATCGGTGGCCCCGGCGGCACGCTGCTCAATATCGAGGCCTTCGTCCGCGAGGACTTCATCACCAGCGTCGTCGCCGCGTTCGCGTTCGTGTTCTGTGTGGTCCTGATTCTGCTGCGCAGCCTCGTCGCGGCCGTCGCGGTGATCGGCACGGTGGCACTGTCCTATCTGTCCGCATTGGGCCTGACCGTCCTGATCTGGCAGCACCTCATCGGCAATCCGCTGCACTGGTCGGTGGCGCCGGTTTCGTTCATCTTCCTGGTCGCCGTGGGTGCGGACTACAACATGCTGCTGGTGAGCAGATTCAAAGAAGAGCTCGCAGCGGGCATCAATACCGGGATCATCCGGTCGATGGTCAATACCGGCGGGGTGGTCACCACCGCGGGGCTGGTATTCGGTCTCACGATGTTCGCCATGCTCGTCAGCTACGCGCACAACATCGCCCAAATCGGCACCACCGTCGGGATCGGGCTCTTCCTCGACACCCTGATAGTCCGGTCCTTCGTGGTCCCCACCATCGCGGCGTTGGCCGGTCGCTGGTTCTGGTGGCCGATCAACATTCATCGGACCGCACCTGCAGGCCGACCGTGATACACCGGACAGCATGCGGTTGCTGATCATCTCCGATACCCACGTGCCCAAGCGCGCGCGGGATCTGCCGGAGCTGTTGTGGCGCGAGGTGGACGCGGCCGATGTGGTCGTGCACGCGGGCGACTGGGTCGAGGTGGCGTTGCTGGATCAGCTCGAGGCCCGCAGCAAGCGCCTGATCGGCGTGTACGGCAACAACGACGGCCCGCAGCTGCGCGCCAGACTGCCCGAGATCGCCCGCGCCGAACTGGCCGGGCTGCGGCTGGCGGTGGTGCACGAGACCGGACCCGCGAAGGGCCGGGAGCAGCGGTGCGCACGGGACTTCCCGGATACCGATGTGCTGGTGTTCGGGCACAGCCACATTCCATGGGACAGCGTTGCCGAGAGCGGGCTGCGGCTGCTCAACCCCGGTTCACCCACGGATCGACGACGGCAGCCCGAGCACACCTACCTGACAGCTCGGGTCCGTTCGGGTCGGCTGAGTGAGGTGGAACTGCATGCCATTCCGCCGCGGTGAGAGCTCATCGGGTGGCGAGGTAGATCGTGTTGCTCGACCGGCTTCCGGTGAGCAGGTTGTCGAAGAACACCTGCTGGGCTTCGACATCGGTGAAGACGGTTTCGAGGGTCGCGACGAATTGGTCGTCCGGGGCGTCGTCGGACCACAGGGCGAATGTGCCGCCCGGGGCGAGAAACGCGGACAAGGCGCGCAGGCCGTCCGGGGTGTAGAACGCACCGTGCGGGTGATGCAGCACGTGGCGTGGTGAGTGGTCGATATCCAGCAAGATCGCGTCGTAGGTTCGGCCAGGACGTGCCGGGTCGAACCCCATCGGGCCCGCGGCTGCCGCGAAGAAGTCCGCGCACACGAGCGTGACCCGGCTGTCGGCGGCCAATCCGGCAGTGTCGGGCAATAATTCGCGGTTGTGCCAGTCGATCACCGCCTCGGAATATTCGACGACGGTGAGTGTCCGAATTCGTGGATCGGCCAATGCTTCTCGCGCGGTGTAGCCCAAGCCGAGTCCGCCGACGATCACATCCAATTCCTCGCCGGGTGTACGGGCCAGGCCCAATCGGGCGAGCTCGCATTCAGCGACGGTGAACAGACTCGACATCAGGTACTCGTCGCCGAGCTTGACTTCATAGACATCGGTGCGCGCGGTGGGATCGAACCGGCGGCGCAGGCTGATCTCGCCCATCGGCGTCGGCTGCCAGCCGAGTTCCTCGAAGTGTGCGCTCATCGCAGTGACGATAGGCCTAGGGAGTCGGCTGCCCTCGGCGCGGCTTGCTGCCCAGTGGTCGCTGGTTCGAGGACGCATCTACTATCGACACATGATCCGGCTGACCGATCCGCGGCCAGTGCCTTCTGCTCTAACCAGCCCTCGTCCGCTGCGGCCGGCGGCAGATGACCTACCCGATGATCGTCTCCGTGGCTGGCTTGTCACCGCATTTCTTACCACCATCGCGGCGATTACGCGTTTCATCAATCTGAATTATCCGACCGATGGTGGATATCCGGTATTCGATGAAAAGTATTACGCATCTCAGGCTTGGGAGATGTTGACCAATGGGATGTGGATCGATGACAATCCCGCGTTCCCGGTAATCGTTCATCCGCCGGTCGGTAAGATGGCGATCGCGCTCGGGGAAGCGATTTTCGGTTACAACGCATGGGGCTGGCGGTTTTCCGCTGCGGTAGCGGGAACCGTGTTGGTACTGATCGTGATCCGGATCGCGCGGAGGTTGGCGCGGTCGACCATGGTCGGCGCGATCGCTGGGATTCTGATGATCGCCGACGGGGTCACTTTTGTGCAATCCCGTATCGGTATGCTGGATATCTTTCTCGCGTTGTTCGCCACTGCGGCATTCGGCTGTCTCGTGGTGGACCGTGACGAACTTCGGGCGCGGATGGCGCATGCCGATCGGGCCGGTCGCACCACCTCGACGCCATATGGCCCAAGGCCGGGTGTGCGATGGTGGCGGTTCGCTGCCGGCCTATTTCTAGGGCTTGCCTGCGGGACGAAATGGTCGGGAATCTACTTCGTGGTCGCGTTCTTTCTGCTGTGCCTGGTATTCAGTGCGACCATGCGGCGTTCCTACGGTGTGACCCGGCCGTGGGTCGGCACCTTCGTGCGTGACCTGGTCCCCTCGCTGTATGCAATGATCGTCATTCCGCTGGGTGTCTACCTCGCCTCGTACGGCGGTTGGTTTGCCAGTGAGACCGGTATCAACAGATATGCGGTCGGAAATCAAATCGGAACGGGCGGATTCTTTTCTTTCGTTCCCGATGCGCTGCGATCCCTGTGGTATAACAGCGGCCAGGTTCTCAACTTCCACACGCATCTGACGAACTCGGCGGGTAACCACCATCCGTGGGAATCGAAGCCGTGGACGTGGCCCATGGGGCTGCGCCCGATGCTGTACTACTTTCCTGACCCTAATACGGCAAGCGGCTGCGGCTATTCGCCGTGCGTGAAAGCCATGATGCTGCTGGGAACACCCGTCATCTGGTGGCTGGCATTGCCCGTGCTCTTTTGGGCTGCTTGGCGATCCATCACCCGTCGTGACTGGCGATACGCGACCGTACTGGTCGGCTACCTGGCGGCATGGCTGCCGTGGTTCGTGTCCCTGGATCGTCAGATGTATTTTTTCTACGCCACGGCGATGGCGCCGTTCCTGATGATGCTTCTCGCGATCGGGCTCGGCGATCTCGTCGGCCGGGCACCGCATTCCGACGAGCATCGGCGTTTGCGGCTGCTGGCTGTATGCCTGTACCTGGGAGTTGTAGTGGCCAACTTCGTCTGGATATGGCCGATTCTTACGGCGCTGCCGATTTCGATGGATACCTGGCAGCGAGAGTTGTGGTTGCCGAGTTGGCGGTAGCGCGTCAGCCACCGTTCTGCGGTGTACAGCGTGCGCGCAGGGTGGGCACGCCGGGTCCCGCGAGGTCGTCGCAGTAGGCATGTCTGCCCGCCATTGCCATCGTGAGGGCGATGGTCGTCCCGCGAACCAAGGGCCCGGTGCCAACAGCGAAGGGACCGTCGGTCGCCTCGAGGTGAAGGCCCTCGATAATGCGGCGGCTGGCCACCGTGAAATCGCGACCGGCGAAGAACCGCGCAACCTCGGTGGTCGCCGCGACCGACGGTGTGCGCGTCAGCCCGAGCGGCCGCCGAATGTCCTGGGCATGGACAACCACCTCGCCGAGCCAAGCCGCCGTATGCCCCGACGGCGCGGTGGTGGACGTGACGACCGCCCGGAACCGTTCGAGAGTTTCGGCTGGCGTCGCCCCCCGATGCTCGGCCAGCCGCCGATCATTGTGCCGGTCGAAATCGAAGCGGGCACCGAGCACACTCACCAGCCACCGCACCCGCCCGATACTCGCCCCCGCGGTGAGATGCGCAACAACCTCCTCCACCACCCAGCGCCCGCACAACGACCGCCGCCCCCACTGCCCGTCATCCAGTCCCGCGAGATCCTCCACCAACGCGGCCCGTTCCGCATGCGCCATAGCCCAAAGACTCTCGCGCGACACAACATCCGACACCGACGGTTCCTCCACTTCGAGCGAAGCCGGCCAGCAAGGACGGCCCTACGACTGATCCGCTCCCGGTGGGCGTGCGGTTCATCATTTGAGACGGTCGCGCTCGCTCGAATTCATCGGTCGTGCGGTGATCCCAGCCGTCGTGCGGATGGCGATGGTGCGCTTACCCAGTTGCGGCTACTTGCCGTCGTGGCGGTGCCCGATTTCCTTGGTGAGGGCGATGGCGTCGGTCAGCATTGCGGGGGCTTGGCTGCATTCGTCGGTGGTGATGTTCTTGGTGGTGCCGTTGCTATAGGTGACGGTCACGGTGAAGGAGAAGGCGTCGCGGCAGTCGTTTTCGGTGTAGGTGTCGTTCAATGCCAGGAATTGCTCGCTGCCGACCAGGTCGAATAGGGGAGCGCGGCGCTGGTTGTCGACCTCGGCATCTACGGTGTAGACCTCGTTGACGCCGGCGAAGCCGCCGGTCTGGTTCACTTCGACGCGGGTCGGCTCCGGAGCCCCTGTCCCGGGCGGGGTTCCGCCGGAGCCGCTGCAAGCCGCCGCCGCGAGAAGCAGCGTGACGACTACTGCGGCCGGAAGAAACAGCAGTTGTGAGAGACCACGGCGGGACCGGAATTCGCCCATACCGCACAGTATCGGCGCCGGGTACGTCGAGACAATGGAGCTCTCAACTGGGGAAAACTCGAGCGACTCCCGTGATGGTTATGACGCGCGTCACGTACTGTCACGTCTCGGGGGCCTGCGTTGTCCCATGGACATGACTGATCTCAACGACACCATCAAGGTCGTCGTCATCGGTGGCGGCTACGCCGGCACGGTGGCGGCCAATCATCTGCGGGTGCGCACCGACGTCGACGTCACCCTCGTCAACCCGCGCCCGAAATTCGTCGAACGAATTCGCCTGCACCAGTTCGTGGCCGGTACCAGCGAGGCCACCGCGGACTACCGCACGCTGCTCGGTGACGG from Nocardia iowensis includes these protein-coding regions:
- a CDS encoding maleylpyruvate isomerase family mycothiol-dependent enzyme, which translates into the protein MAHAERAALVEDLAGLDDGQWGRRSLCGRWVVEEVVAHLTAGASIGRVRWLVSVLGARFDFDRHNDRRLAEHRGATPAETLERFRAVVTSTTAPSGHTAAWLGEVVVHAQDIRRPLGLTRTPSVAATTEVARFFAGRDFTVASRRIIEGLHLEATDGPFAVGTGPLVRGTTIALTMAMAGRHAYCDDLAGPGVPTLRARCTPQNGG
- a CDS encoding protealysin inhibitor emfourin → MGEFRSRRGLSQLLFLPAAVVVTLLLAAAACSGSGGTPPGTGAPEPTRVEVNQTGGFAGVNEVYTVDAEVDNQRRAPLFDLVGSEQFLALNDTYTENDCRDAFSFTVTVTYSNGTTKNITTDECSQAPAMLTDAIALTKEIGHRHDGK